A part of Pararhizobium sp. A13 genomic DNA contains:
- a CDS encoding sulfite exporter TauE/SafE family protein → MTVYLPIAELSVNILIILGMGAAVGFLSGMFGVGGGFLITPLLIFYNIPPVVAVATGANQVVASSISGAITHFRRGTIDIKLGTVLLCGGLAGATLGIWLFALLRRIGQLDLVISLAYVLLLGTVGTLMLWESIIALRRASKNETVTLRKPGQHNWIHGLPLKMRFKKSKIYLSVIPVATLGFCIGILTSVMGVGGGFIMVPAMIYLLRIPTNVVVGTSLFQIIFVSAYTVIVQATANYTVDIVLAFVLMIAGVIGAQYGVRVGQRLRGEQLRALLALLVLAVGIRLAIELVIPPKEIFSVVSAGRGF, encoded by the coding sequence GTGACGGTGTATCTGCCCATTGCAGAGTTGTCGGTGAACATTCTGATCATTCTCGGCATGGGGGCTGCCGTTGGCTTTCTGTCCGGCATGTTCGGCGTTGGCGGCGGCTTCCTGATCACGCCGCTTCTGATCTTCTACAATATCCCGCCCGTCGTTGCGGTCGCCACCGGCGCAAACCAGGTCGTCGCCTCCTCGATTTCCGGCGCCATCACCCATTTCCGCCGCGGCACCATCGATATCAAGCTCGGGACGGTGCTGCTCTGCGGTGGTCTGGCGGGCGCCACCCTTGGCATCTGGCTTTTCGCGCTGCTCAGGCGGATTGGCCAGCTCGATCTCGTCATTTCGCTCGCCTATGTGCTTTTGCTCGGCACCGTCGGTACGCTGATGCTGTGGGAAAGCATCATCGCCCTGCGCCGTGCTTCGAAAAACGAGACGGTGACGCTGCGCAAGCCGGGGCAACACAACTGGATTCACGGACTGCCGCTGAAGATGCGGTTCAAGAAATCGAAGATCTATCTCAGCGTCATCCCGGTCGCCACGCTCGGCTTCTGCATCGGCATCCTGACCTCGGTCATGGGGGTTGGCGGCGGGTTCATCATGGTGCCGGCGATGATCTATCTCCTGCGCATCCCGACCAATGTCGTCGTCGGCACCTCGCTATTCCAGATCATCTTCGTTTCCGCCTATACAGTGATCGTCCAGGCGACCGCCAACTACACGGTCGATATCGTGCTCGCCTTCGTACTGATGATCGCCGGTGTGATCGGCGCGCAATATGGTGTGCGCGTCGGCCAAAGGCTGCGCGGCGAGCAGTTGCGGGCGCTGCTCGCGCTCCTGGTTCTGGCCGTCGGCATTCGTCTTGCCATCGAACTCGTCATCCCGCCGAAGGAAATCTTTTCGGTCGTTTCAGCGGGGCGCGGCTTTTGA
- a CDS encoding TIGR02186 family protein, translating to MRILSRLLLLGLIFAAPVVGRAEPMDFTEKLDIGISTDEISITSDFRGADLTIFGAIDGFDANLLAQGRYDIVVALEGPKENSTVRKKQRVFGIWINTNSMTFELVPESYSLSSTRDIDTIAPPGDMNNMGIGVAHMPLTPIGYIGDGSNLTEFRDAFRRLKETTGVYERDPGGVQFISSALFKASVRLPADVPNGVHIVRAYLFRDGVFVAAKALPLRVVKTGLEQAITRAAHESPLFYGLTAVLLAVITGWLASIVFRRD from the coding sequence ATGCGGATCCTTTCGCGACTTCTGTTGTTGGGTCTCATTTTCGCCGCCCCGGTCGTGGGGCGCGCCGAGCCGATGGATTTTACCGAGAAGCTCGACATCGGCATCTCGACCGACGAAATCTCCATCACCTCGGATTTCCGCGGCGCCGACCTGACGATCTTCGGCGCCATCGACGGCTTTGATGCAAATCTCCTCGCGCAGGGCCGGTACGACATCGTCGTCGCGCTGGAGGGGCCGAAGGAAAACTCGACGGTGCGTAAGAAGCAGCGCGTTTTCGGTATCTGGATCAACACCAATTCGATGACCTTCGAGCTGGTTCCGGAATCCTATTCGCTGTCGAGCACGCGCGACATCGACACGATCGCACCGCCCGGCGACATGAACAATATGGGCATCGGCGTCGCGCACATGCCGCTGACGCCGATAGGCTACATCGGCGACGGCAGCAATCTCACCGAATTCCGTGATGCCTTCCGGCGGCTGAAAGAAACGACGGGCGTCTACGAGCGCGATCCAGGCGGCGTCCAGTTCATCAGCTCCGCCCTGTTCAAGGCCTCGGTGCGCCTGCCGGCCGACGTGCCGAACGGCGTCCATATCGTGCGCGCCTATCTCTTCCGCGACGGCGTCTTCGTCGCCGCCAAGGCGCTGCCGCTGCGCGTCGTCAAGACTGGCCTCGAACAGGCGATCACCCGCGCAGCCCATGAATCACCGCTTTTCTACGGCCTGACCGCGGTACTTCTGGCCGTCATCACCGGCTGGCTGGCAAGCATCGTCTTTCGCCGCGATTGA